CCCCTCGTCCCAACAACGCCGCGCAACAAACCCGGCCAGTTCCGGCGGATAGTCGCCCCAGACGGCTGCCAGCCGCAAAAAATCCCGGTCCTCCTCATAAACATACAGCCCGCCGCTTACGCCCGGAAACAATTGGGGACCATAGGCGGCAACTACTTGATACGCTTCGTCGGTACTTGTACAACGCTGTACCGCCTGCCCGACTTCCTGCAGCAACACCATTTGCTGGTTACGTTTTCCCAATGTTCTTACATTTGCCGCCAGTTCCTCGGCCAAAACCCGGTACCGTTCTTCCGAAACGCGGGTAATATCATACATCTTGGCATGGCTAATTGCCACCGCCGCCAAAGCCGCCAAACGCTCCAGCTGCTGCAGTTGGTTAGACGAAAATGCGTCTTTGACCGCCGCTTCCACCGTAAGAGCGCCAATTAGTTGATTATCGGCAAACAACGGTACCGCCATGCCGGAAACGCCGCCGTCACTTAAGGAGCTAAGCCCGTCGCCGGCCAGGTCGGCCGATAGAACCGCCTGGCGCCGCGCTGCTGCTTGTCCCGCCAAGCACCGACAGCCAGATTTGCAAATAACAGCCGCGGTTGTCAGCCCTGTGCTGGCTTTCAAGATCAAGTCGTCGCCATCACAGAGGAATACCGCAACAAAATCCGTGCGTAGCATACTGCGAATTTTGGTCGCCAGCATTTGCAAGCATTCGTGCAAATCAAGTGACAGAATACTGGCACTAATGCGCTGCACTGTTTCCAGCTCGGCAATCTGCTGGCGCAGCTCGTCCTCGCGGCGTACCCGTTCAGTTACGTCGTGGATAACCGTAAGCGTGCCGACGACCTGTCCCGCCTCATCCCTAACCGGCATTATCTGCGCAGTCTGCTGCATCATTGCGCCGTCACGTGACGCGTTAACCGCCGGCAATGGCAGCAGATAGCTGTGAAACCGCTGGGCCAGTACTATAGTGCGGCCGGTCAGCGCCTCGCGGTACTTGCCGTCAATCCCCCGTTCACGCAGCTGGGGAAAAAGCTCAAATAAGCATTTGCCCACCGCCGCCCTGCTGCTGATACCTGAATGCATTTCCAGCCAATAGTTCCAGCTACAGATTATGAAATTCCGGTCAGTAATGATCAGTCCAAAATCAGCGCTCGTCTCGAGCCACGCTAGCTTGGCCTTGCTCCAGTCCTGCATAATCATCCCAACCTCTAGACGATCTCTTGCTCTAGACGGTCAATGCCTTCGAGCAGATTTTCCAGGGAGGTTATCCCCAGTACGATTATTATGTATCCGTTCACCGTCGCGTCAGCGACATGGAAGCGTGTAAATACGACCACGGCATACCGCAGTTCTTCACCGCCAATAACCAGCGTCTTCACCAGCGCGTCCAGCGATTCCAACCGGAGGCGCGGCACCGAAAAAAACACCTGAACTTTGAACAAATTGCCGAGCATGCCGATGCAGGCATTGAGCAGAATATTACCCACCTCAGTCAAAACTTCGGCAGTCATTTCATCAATTCGATCCGGCGTTCTCGGCTCCTCACCGGCAAACAATCTGCCTAACGCTACGGCATTAGATCGACGAAAAAGCAGCAATGCGCTGCCGGCAAAGGGACCTTCAAAAATTTGTTGAACGGTAGCTACTTCCTCGCCGACCATTTCCTTCAGCACCTCTGCCAGCCGCCCGACCGTCTCGAGACGCAACTGCGGCCGGTCCAGCAGCACCCGGCGGCCGATAATCTCAGAGAGAGCAGCTGCTGTTCGATGAAACGCTATATTAATGATTTCGGTTACAGCATCTTCCTGTTTCTGTGTAAGCAGCAACTCGCTCACCTCCCCAGGACCTCGCTGACCACCGTCATAACCTTGTCAGGCGTAAACGGCTTATTAACCACGGCCGCGGCGCCGGCTTTAAGCGCCATTTGGCGCGTCAACTCCTGAATATCGGCACTGGCGATAATTATCCGAGCCGCACTATCCAGCGCCTTAATCCGTTCCAGCACCTCGAGGCCGTACATGCCGTCCATCGTCAAATCAAGCATTACCAAATCCGGCTTATTGACGAAATACGTCTCCAGGGCCGCCATGCCGTTATCCGCCTCAATTACCTCATGCCCCGCTCCTTCTAGAATACGGCGGAGAATACGTCGCGAAAAGCCTGAATCATCAACTATCAATACCTTAGCCATCACACTACCTCCAAAATCGCGTCCGCCTGTTCAATTCGGGGGGAAAAGCCATTAATTTTTTTGTTCCCGCCAGCCACACTATTCATCTGCCTGCCTTGACCCACGGCTTAATACCCGTTCGGCCGCCGTCATTGCGGCAGGGGTTCATGCCAGCCGGTCATCCGGCAACAGTTCGCTGTAACGCCCTTCAATCTCGCGAATTTCCGGCAATATGGCCAAAAATGCGTCCACTACTGCCGGGTCAAAATGCCGGCCCCGCTCCTGCCGCATGATGACCAGCACCTGCTCGAGCGGCAGCGGCTGCTTGTAGGGCCGCCGCTGCCGCAAGGCGTCAAAAACATCAGCGACGGCAACAATGCGCCCGGCCAGGGGAATGGCCTCGCCGGCCAGACCATAGGGATAACCCGCGCCGTCCCACCGCTCGTGGTGGGACAAGGCGATAATCCGCCCGGTCTCAATCAGCTCCAGTTCCGACCCTTCCAGGATGCGGGCGCCGATGACGGTGTGCTGCTGCATCAGCTGCCGCTCGTATTCATTAAGCGGCCCGGGTTTCTGCAGGATATGGTCGGGAATGGCGATTTTGCCGACATCATGCAGCGGCGCGGCGTGATGCAGCAGGTCGCAGGTCTTAGCATCAAGGCCGAGCTGCCGCGCGATCGCGGCGACATAGTGGCTGATGCGCCGCAGGTGCTGGCCGGTGTCTTCATCGCGGTACTCGGCCGCCCGGCACAACCGGTAAATAGTTTCAAGCGACGCATGTCTCACCTGTTCCAGCGCCTGCTCCAGCTCGCGGGTGCGTTCGGCGACCTCGGCAGCCAGTCGCTGGTTTTGCTCCTGCAGCTGGTCATAATACGCCTTAATGCGCAGCAGCGACCGCACCCGGGCATACAACTCGATTTTCTCGACCGGCTTGATAATAAAATCATCCGCCCCCAGCTCAAACCCGCGGGCCCGGCTCTTGGCATCCGCCAGGGCGGTTACCATCACTACCGGCACGGCCTGCCCGGCCGGTTCGGCCTTCAGCCGGCGCAGCACTTCGAACCCGTCGATGTCCGGCAGCATGATGTCGAGGAGAACCAAATGGGGTTTAAACGTCTCTATTGCCGCCAGCCCTTCGGCACCGCTGCCGACTGTCTGCACTTCGTAGCCGGCCGGCATAAGGAGGGCTTCCATCAGGCGGGCGCTGCGCGCGTCATCTTCGATTACCAGGATTTTCGCTTTAGCGTTCACGAACTATCACCCCACACTCGCCGCCGTCCTGCCTGACCGGCAACACGAAAGTAAACCGGCTTCCCTGGCCCGGCTCGCTGCGTTCAAGCCAGATACGGCCGCCGTGCAGCTCGACAAGCTGGCGGGTGATCGCCAGTCCCAGGCCGGTGCCAGGTGTCTTGGCCGTCAGGTTGCCGCTTACCTGGTAAAACGGTTCAAAAATGTGTTCGGCATGCGTGGCGGCGATACCGATGCCTGTATCTTCCACGCTTATTTCCAACCACTCGCCGGCATCGCGGCATTCCACTTTGATAGCGCCGCCATCCGGCGTGAACTTTACGGCATTGGACAATAGGTTGTACATGATCTGCTTGAACCGGCGGACATCCACCTGGACTTGTGGCGGGACGCCGGCGTCCACCGCCAGTTCCACCGCAATGTTTTTGGCCGCCGCCCGGTCTTTAATGATGCCCAGCGTCTGGCGCAGCAGCTTCGCAATATCGACCGTTTCGGGATAGAAGTTGGTTTTCCCTGCATTAAGTTTGGCCAGGTCGAGCACGTCATTGATGATTTCCAATAAATGCCGCGCGCTGTCTAGAATATCGTTAACATAGACCTGCTGTTTATCGTTAAGGGGCCCGAAATGCTGGTCCAGCAAGACTTCGGAAAACCCCATGATGGCATTGAGCGGCGTGCGCAACTCATGCGACATGGCGGCCAGAAACTGGTCCTTGGCCTGATTAGCCGCTTCCGCTGCGGCCAGCGCCTCGGTCAGCTTCACTTCCAACTGCTTATGTTCGGTAATGTCCACCGCCAGGCCGATAATGCCGGTCACCCTGCCAGCTTCGTCCCGCACCGGCACTTTCTGCATATACACGATGAGCTTGCGGCCGCCGCTGGCAATCAACTCCTCGTCGGCCCATACCGACAGCTCGCCGTCAATCAGTTGCTTGTCCTCGGCGGCATACCGCTGCGCCCGCGCCGGCTCATGCAGTTCATAAATAGTCCGCCCGATCACTTCGTCCGGCCGCAGACCCAGCGCCGCGGCAAACTGCTGGTTGACAAGAAGATAGCGGCCGTCAACATCGCGGTAAAAAGCATAGCCCGGCAGGCTTTCAAACACCGTCGCCACCAGCCGCTGTTGCTGCTGCAGCTCGGCTTCCGCCTGGTGGCACTTAGCCTGCGCCTGTTCCAACTGCGCCTGCAGCTGCACCTTTTTCATAATCAACGCGACCAGCGCTGCCAATTGGCCCATGAGGTAAATAGCCTCGCTTTTTTCACCATGTTGAAGTTTGCAATCATAAAAGACAATTATGCCGTGTACATTAACAGCCGTGTCAAAGACCGGAATGCCAACCGTTACCCCGCCGCCGTCGCCACCGCAATCAAACCGGATTGAGCCGCTCTGGCACACTTGCTCCACCAGACTGGGTTCCGGTTGGACGCCGGCGGCCACGTCGGCTGCCGCCACCACCTTCGGCCCGTCCGGACCGCAGAGAATGAACTGCCCGCCGCTGGCCCGAAAAATATTGGCGGCGGCCTCCAGAACCATTGTGAGTATAACGGTTAGCACCGCATCTTTTACCAAATCGGTCAGCGCATTGTTCACAACTGCCAGCCAGCTATTTACCGCCGCCTGGCGTTCGGCCGGCGCCCCGGCCGCATCGCTTTCCCCCAGCTTGTCGTCCGCCGCCGTGGCCTCAATAATTCCGGTAACCATTCTGCTGCCGGCCGCCGCTGGCGGCGCGGCCTGTCCCCGCAGCCGCCAGCGGCGGCCGGCGGCGGTAAAGGCAATATTGATGCTGCCGCCATCAGCGGCAGCATCCAGATGCTCATTGAGCCGCGCCGCCTCGGGCGGCGGCAGCAGCGCCAGCAGGTCGGCGCGCAAGATTTCTCCGCCAACCAGGCTGCAGCCTGATCCGAAAACGAACACATCATCGTCAAGATGCCATGTCCATACTGCCCACTCCGCGTCAGGCGCTTGTCTGTCGCATTCCGGCAACATCGCTTTCTCTCGCTCCTCTCTATAAATTATTTATACCTATTCTTCTTGCCCGCCTGACGCACTATGCCAGGCAGGTGGCAGGACTCTCTCCAGCCCCGCCACCGCTTCCGGCAAAAACAGGTGCTGCTCCTTTTTTATCAGTGCAAAGGCCTGGCGTGGTTCCAGCCTGAGTCGATAGCTCCGCTCCGACGTCACGGCGTCAAAGGCATCGGCAATTGCCACGATACCGGCCAGCAAGCTGATCTCGCTTCCCCGTATCCCGGCCGGATACCCGCTGCCATCGTAGCGCTCATGATGCTGGGCAATAATTGTCAAGACCGAGTCTTCCATCGCCAGCGGTCTGAGCATGTCGCAGCCGACGCGGGGATGCTGCCTTACCAGCAGCCACTCCTCGGCCCGCAGCCGGCCAGGTCGGTTGAGAACTTCCGGCGGCACCAGCACCATGCCTATGTCATGGAGCAGCGCGCCAAGCCCGAGCGCCTGACCAGCCTGCCTGTCCAGCCCCAGTCTTTCGCCAATCATTATCGCCAAGAGCGCCACATTCAAAGAATGGGAATAAACCCAGCCGGCATACCCGACCAGCGCGCCCAAGTGTACGCCCCAAACGCTGTGGCGGGCGGTTTCGAGAAACGCTCCTACCCGCGCCGCCGCGGCCGCGATCAAGTCCTGGTCCAACCCGTGTATAGTTTCAGTTAGCCTAGTGACTGCAGCAACTACTAGTCCATCATCGTGCGTTTGCATGCGCGGGGGGGGGGGGGGGACGTAATTTCGGTCCCCCTTCGCTCGAGTGCCACTTTGCGCTCGAGCAGCCGCCGATAGACCTGCGGCGTTATTTCTTTGCCTTTGGCCACCAGCAAGACGCCGTCCTCATCATAAATATCGCGTTCGGCAATGTTGCCTGCCGTCTCTAAGCCGCCGTTTCCGCCTGTTCCGGCCATTGCGCTTCCCTCCCGGCAAAATTTATACGCCAAATAATAGCGAAAGCAATGAAACCAGGTTGTCCGCGAAAAACAGCAAAAATGCAGGCTGTCCGCCTGCCAACCAGCTTATAATCGCTTCATCATTGCATAATATACAAACAATTAGCTCTAATGCTAATTGGCAACCTGGCGATCATAGACACCCAATGTCCTTAGACCCATGGCTTTGCGTCCCCGGCTTTCGCCGGGTTTGCCCAACTTATGTATATCGAAATATGTCGAAAACCTACCTCTTTTGTTTTATCATACTATAGCTTCCAGGCCTTGACAAGTCCTTTTTTGGGCAATAAGTCCCATTTTTGGGAATTTTGTCCCAACCGGAGCCCGACCCGGTCGCCACCTGGCCCTTGACAGCCTGCAGCGCCGGTAAACTGCTCACCGGGCGATTGGCTAGCCAATTGCCCACTGCAGAACCTCCGCCTGAGTTTCGGACGGTATTATATGACAAAGACCTCCTGTTCGCAGCCTTAAAGCTGCTGCAGGAGGTCTGGTCTTTCACCGTCTGAAATTGGAAATTCAGGCGAAATATTGCCCGGGAAATGGCGGTTTTGCACCTCTTACACGTTGAACCGGAAATAGACCACGTCGCCGTCCTGCATCACGTAGTCTTTACCTTCCAGGCGGATGAGGCCCTTTTCTCGGGCCGCGCCGTAGCTGCCAGCGGCCATGAGGTCGGTATAAGACACTACCTCGGCCCGGATAAAGCCGCGCTCGATATCGCTATGAATTTTGCCGGCCGCCTGCGGCGCCTTGGTGCCCTGCCGGATGGTCCACGCCCGCACTTCCTGTTCGCCGGCGGTGAAAAAGGTGATAAGGCCCAGCAGCTTATACCCGGCCTTAATGAGCTTGTCCAACCCCGACTCGGCAAGGCCCAGCTCGACCAGAAACTGTTTGGCTTCCTCGTCGGGCAGCTCGGCAATTTCCGCCTCGAGTTTGGCCGAAACGGCGATCACCTCTGCCCCTTCCCCGGCGGCATACTGTTTAACCGCCTGCACATAGGGGTTGGCGTCCGGAGCGGCTACATCGTCTTCGCTAACATTGGCGACAAATAGCACCGGTTTGAGGGTGAGCAAGTTGAGATCGCGCACCAACGCCTGTTCTTCTTCGCTTAAGCCCAGCCGTCGCGCCGGCTGGCCCTCACCCAGCCCGGTCCGCAGGCGCTCAAGGACGGCAAACTCGCTCTGGGCTTTTTTATCACCGGCTTTGGCCATTTTTTGTGTGCGCTCAAATCGTTTTGCCACCGTCTCCAGGTCGGCAAGGCACAGCTCGGTGTTGATAATCTCAATATCGCGCAAGGGGTCAAGCGCTCCTTCGACATGGGTGATGTTGGCATCGGCAAAGCAGCGTACCACCTGAGCCACGGCATCGACCTGACGGATGTGGGACAAAAACTTGTTGCCAAGCCCCTCACCCTGGGATGCACCCTTGACCAGACCGGCGATGTCGACAAACCGCATGGCGGTTGGTGTTGTCTTGCGCGGCTTATACATCTCGGCCAGCGTCCACAGCCGCTCGTCCGGCACTTCCACCACACCCACGTTGGGTTCAATGGTGCAAAAGGGGTAATTGGCCGCTTCCGCCCCTGCCTTGGTAATGGCGTTGAACAAAGTGCTCTTGCCCACGTTGGGCAGCCCAACAATACCTACTTCCAAATTGGTGCTCATGTAAACTCCACCTTACTGCAAAGATAATCATGCCAATAAATTGGCACCACAAAGCATGAAAACCGTTATTCAACCACGGAGGACACAGAGGCGCGATATTCATCGCGCTAAAGCAAAAATTATCTCTCTCCGCGCCTCCGCGGTTCCCCTCCACTTTCCATGCTCGCTGTAACCTATATATTTTAGACCATTCGGGCGGGTATTGGCAAGGTTTCTATCTCTCCCTGTGCCGCCAGTTGACCCAGACGTATTTCAGGCGGGCCATGCCAAGGAGAATAAACACCGACCCGGCGATAACGCCGACGGTGACGTTAATAATGCGGCCGAAATCGGTGCCGATAGCCACCAGGACGATTCCCGTAATAAAGGTGGATAAACCGAGCAATAATTGGGAAAGCATGCATACCTCCGGCCAATATAATTTCCTGTTAGTATTCTGCCTCGATTACCTTAATTCCTTGCGCTGTTAAGGCTGCCTGCACGGCAAGCATATGCTCGCGCCGGGCGCCCGCGATGCCGTCCAAAGGATAGCGGCGACCAAGGCCCTCCCATTTGGCCCGGCCAAGGGTATGATAGGGCAAAAGTTCCACGGCGACGAGCCGCGGCAGGCCATGCAGCAAGGCGGCCAACGCCGTTAAATCAGCCGCCCCGTCGGTTAAACCGGGGATGACGACATACCGCACCGTCACCGGTACGCGGGCGGTGGCAACGCGCAAATTTTCCAGAATTGGTCCCGGCGGCCTCCCGGTAAGCCACACATGCTTGTCCGGGATGGCCGTCTTAATACTGAACAAGACGGCGTCGGTATAGGGCAGCACCTGCGCCAGCTTGGCCGGCGCCGCAAAACCGGCTGTATCCAGCGTGGTATGAATACCTTGCTTGCGGCAGGCGCGAAACAGAGCGGCTATAAAGTCGGCCTGCAAGAGCGGCTCGCCGCCGCTCACCGTCACCCCGCCCCCGGAAAAGCGGTAAAACGCCTCATACCGGGCCAGGTCGGACAGCACCGCGTCAACGGTGACCGGCCGGCCGGTCGGCTGCCATGTATCGGGGTTATGACAGAATTTACAGCGCAAGGCGCAGCCGGCGAGAAACAGGACATAGCGGATACCCTGTCCGTCGACGGCGCCGCATGGTTCACAGGAATGGCAGATGCCGGTCGGCATGACTACCTCCTTACAACCGTTCATAGAAGGTGCGCTCCAGCACTTCGCGCTGCTGCCGGGGCGACAGTTTCGTAAAGTGAACGGCATACCCCGAGACGCGGATGGTGAGATGGGGATAATTTTCGGGATGGGCCATAGCGTCCTCCAGAACACGGCGGTCCAAGGCATTGATATTAATATGATGTCCTCCCTGCGCGGCATAGGCGTCGAGGATGCCTGCCAAGTTATCCCGCCGCGCGGCCGCCGTTTTGCCTAAGGCGGGAGGCAAGACAGAGAAAGTATACGAAATACCGTCCCGGCAGTCGTCATACGATAGTTTGGTAATCGACCGGATAGCGGCCAGCGCCCCGCGGCGGTCGCGCCCGTGCATGGGATTGGCGCCGGGGGCGAAAGGCTCACCGGCTTGGCGGCCGTCAGGTGTTGTCCCCGTTTTCTGGCCATAAACGACATTAGAGGTAATGGTAAGGATCGACAGGGTATGCTCAGCGCCCCGATAGGCGGCATGTTCCTTCAGCCTGTCGATAAATTCGCGACAGATCTCGGCGGCGATGGCATCCACCCGGTCGTCGTCGTTGCCAAAACAGGGATAGTCGCCGCTAATGACAAAATCTACCGCCAGGCCGCGGTCGTCGCGCACGGCTTTCACTTTGCCGTACCGGATGGCGCTCAAACCGT
The sequence above is drawn from the Thermosinus carboxydivorans Nor1 genome and encodes:
- a CDS encoding HD domain-containing phosphohydrolase, producing the protein MNAKAKILVIEDDARSARLMEALLMPAGYEVQTVGSGAEGLAAIETFKPHLVLLDIMLPDIDGFEVLRRLKAEPAGQAVPVVMVTALADAKSRARGFELGADDFIIKPVEKIELYARVRSLLRIKAYYDQLQEQNQRLAAEVAERTRELEQALEQVRHASLETIYRLCRAAEYRDEDTGQHLRRISHYVAAIARQLGLDAKTCDLLHHAAPLHDVGKIAIPDHILQKPGPLNEYERQLMQQHTVIGARILEGSELELIETGRIIALSHHERWDGAGYPYGLAGEAIPLAGRIVAVADVFDALRQRRPYKQPLPLEQVLVIMRQERGRHFDPAVVDAFLAILPEIREIEGRYSELLPDDRLA
- a CDS encoding response regulator; the protein is MAKVLIVDDSGFSRRILRRILEGAGHEVIEADNGMAALETYFVNKPDLVMLDLTMDGMYGLEVLERIKALDSAARIIIASADIQELTRQMALKAGAAAVVNKPFTPDKVMTVVSEVLGR
- a CDS encoding diguanylate cyclase; its protein translation is MQDWSKAKLAWLETSADFGLIITDRNFIICSWNYWLEMHSGISSRAAVGKCLFELFPQLRERGIDGKYREALTGRTIVLAQRFHSYLLPLPAVNASRDGAMMQQTAQIMPVRDEAGQVVGTLTVIHDVTERVRREDELRQQIAELETVQRISASILSLDLHECLQMLATKIRSMLRTDFVAVFLCDGDDLILKASTGLTTAAVICKSGCRCLAGQAAARRQAVLSADLAGDGLSSLSDGGVSGMAVPLFADNQLIGALTVEAAVKDAFSSNQLQQLERLAALAAVAISHAKMYDITRVSEERYRVLAEELAANVRTLGKRNQQMVLLQEVGQAVQRCTSTDEAYQVVAAYGPQLFPGVSGGLYVYEEDRDFLRLAAVWGDYPPELAGFVARRCWDEGRIDYCRWGRDCALLLASRGDSSWCIPLIANGEKTGVINLVARSASGSAPVWPEDDSNFAVTVADHLALALANLRLKEKLYEQAIRDPLTGLYNRRYMEEVLAMELAQTERTGGTIGVIMLDIDFFKRVNDSYGHEAGDVVLKRLGRFIAESVRKGDIACRFGGEEFAVILPNTLAEAVCRRAEQLRQGFAGLAIIYREKIVGPLSLSAGVAVYPGDATSGEDLVRLADSRLYQAKQAGRNRVVGPAGWQDCCCW
- a CDS encoding HD-GYP domain-containing protein, which translates into the protein MIAAAAARVGAFLETARHSVWGVHLGALVGYAGWVYSHSLNVALLAIMIGERLGLDRQAGQALGLGALLHDIGMVLVPPEVLNRPGRLRAEEWLLVRQHPRVGCDMLRPLAMEDSVLTIIAQHHERYDGSGYPAGIRGSEISLLAGIVAIADAFDAVTSERSYRLRLEPRQAFALIKKEQHLFLPEAVAGLERVLPPAWHSASGGQEE
- the ychF gene encoding redox-regulated ATPase YchF, with the translated sequence MSTNLEVGIVGLPNVGKSTLFNAITKAGAEAANYPFCTIEPNVGVVEVPDERLWTLAEMYKPRKTTPTAMRFVDIAGLVKGASQGEGLGNKFLSHIRQVDAVAQVVRCFADANITHVEGALDPLRDIEIINTELCLADLETVAKRFERTQKMAKAGDKKAQSEFAVLERLRTGLGEGQPARRLGLSEEEQALVRDLNLLTLKPVLFVANVSEDDVAAPDANPYVQAVKQYAAGEGAEVIAVSAKLEAEIAELPDEEAKQFLVELGLAESGLDKLIKAGYKLLGLITFFTAGEQEVRAWTIRQGTKAPQAAGKIHSDIERGFIRAEVVSYTDLMAAGSYGAAREKGLIRLEGKDYVMQDGDVVYFRFNV
- the pflA gene encoding pyruvate formate-lyase-activating protein — translated: MNGCKEVVMPTGICHSCEPCGAVDGQGIRYVLFLAGCALRCKFCHNPDTWQPTGRPVTVDAVLSDLARYEAFYRFSGGGVTVSGGEPLLQADFIAALFRACRKQGIHTTLDTAGFAAPAKLAQVLPYTDAVLFSIKTAIPDKHVWLTGRPPGPILENLRVATARVPVTVRYVVIPGLTDGAADLTALAALLHGLPRLVAVELLPYHTLGRAKWEGLGRRYPLDGIAGARREHMLAVQAALTAQGIKVIEAEY
- a CDS encoding sensor histidine kinase, giving the protein MLPECDRQAPDAEWAVWTWHLDDDVFVFGSGCSLVGGEILRADLLALLPPPEAARLNEHLDAAADGGSINIAFTAAGRRWRLRGQAAPPAAAGSRMVTGIIEATAADDKLGESDAAGAPAERQAAVNSWLAVVNNALTDLVKDAVLTVILTMVLEAAANIFRASGGQFILCGPDGPKVVAAADVAAGVQPEPSLVEQVCQSGSIRFDCGGDGGGVTVGIPVFDTAVNVHGIIVFYDCKLQHGEKSEAIYLMGQLAALVALIMKKVQLQAQLEQAQAKCHQAEAELQQQQRLVATVFESLPGYAFYRDVDGRYLLVNQQFAAALGLRPDEVIGRTIYELHEPARAQRYAAEDKQLIDGELSVWADEELIASGGRKLIVYMQKVPVRDEAGRVTGIIGLAVDITEHKQLEVKLTEALAAAEAANQAKDQFLAAMSHELRTPLNAIMGFSEVLLDQHFGPLNDKQQVYVNDILDSARHLLEIINDVLDLAKLNAGKTNFYPETVDIAKLLRQTLGIIKDRAAAKNIAVELAVDAGVPPQVQVDVRRFKQIMYNLLSNAVKFTPDGGAIKVECRDAGEWLEISVEDTGIGIAATHAEHIFEPFYQVSGNLTAKTPGTGLGLAITRQLVELHGGRIWLERSEPGQGSRFTFVLPVRQDGGECGVIVRER